The following nucleotide sequence is from Cellulosilyticum sp. I15G10I2.
ATATAGCCCTCTAGGCTGTAAACTAAGGTATTAATAGCCCCTATCATTTGAGCAGACGCATCTACTTTTGCAACATATTTAAAAAGCTCCTGCTTATGCGGCATCGTTACATTCAGCCCTTTTATATTAAGTGCATAGGCCCCTCGTATAGCATCCTCTAAACTTTGCTCTGTTACATGAAAAGGTACATAAATTGCTTCTTTATTCATTGCCTCAGCAAGCGCATTGTGTATGAGAGGAGAGAGGGTATGTTCTATAGGATCACCTATTACCCCGAGCACATGATGCTTACCCGTTATTATTCCGTTGTTTTTTTTCATAATAGCTAATCACCTTTTTCTCAAGTCCTCGTTTTATTTTTGTAATCCATTCATCCTTATCACTGACAGGCACAACAAGAATCGTTTTGATCCCTGCCTTATTGCCCCCATAAATATCTGTAAAAATCTGATCGCCTACTATAATAGCTTCTTCTTTTTGACAATCCATCAGGCGAAGCGCCTTTTTAAAACTCTTTGTAAGTGGCTTCTTAGATTTATGAATAGCAAATACTTTGAGCT
It contains:
- a CDS encoding YqeG family HAD IIIA-type phosphatase — its product is MIKKFFPTHYLKSIYEIDIKALQEEGIKGIIFDIDNTLVPYDEAEPNDKIITFFGKLREAGFKITLVSNNTEDRVIKFNEKLKVFAIHKSKKPLTKSFKKALRLMDCQKEEAIIVGDQIFTDIYGGNKAGIKTILVVPVSDKDEWITKIKRGLEKKVISYYEKKQRNNNG